In Candidatus Electrothrix scaldis, the genomic window CGTAGTGACAAACATGCTGGAAACAGCCTGTTCCCTCAGGTAAGCACCAAGTTCTGACGGCCTGATCAGCACATCTTTGGGCACATGTACCAAGGATGCTCCGTTCAGCAGAGCTCCCCATATTTCATAAGTGGCTGCGTCAAAGGAAGTATTGGAAGCCTGGCCCATCCGCATGTCAGAGTTGAATGACTGATAGTCCGCTCCCCTGACCAGCCTCACTACGGCCCGCTGCGGCACGCATACCCCCTTCGGCCTTCCCGTGGACCCCGATGTATAAATGACATACGCGAGGTGCTCCGACCCGCAGCATCTCTGCGGATTTTCGGCAGAACGTCCCGCATAAAGCTGCGGATCGTCCAGATCAAGCAGGGTGCCGGCAAAACCCGGCAGGCGTTCATGGAGACGGGTCTGGGTCAGGAGTATCTCCGCTCCGCAGTCCTGAAGCATGAAACGGAGCCGTTCCTCCGGGTAGTCCGGGTCCAGGGGCACGTAGGCGCCTCCGGCCTTGAGGATGCCGAGCAGGCCGATGATCATCTCAAGCGAACGTTCGGCGCAGATACCGACAAGGGTGTCGGCCTGAACGCCCAGTTCAAGCAGGGCATGAGCGAGCTGATTCGCTTTCTCATTGAGTTCGCGGTAGGTGAGCTGCTGATCTTCAGCCCGCCCTGAGCCTGCCGAAGGGAAAACAACAGCAATATTTTCCGGGGTCTTCGCCGCCTGCTCCTCGAAAAGATCGGCCAGCGTCCTGTCCGCAGGATATTCTGTAGTTGTGTCATTCCAAGCTATGAGCTGCTCCGTCTCCGCCGCCGTGAGCAGGGGCAGGCTGCTGATGTCCACTTCAGGCTGTTCAACAATACCCTTCAGGAGCACGGCGAAATGTTCGCTCATGCGCCGAATCGTTGCTTCTTCAAAGAGATCAACTGCGTATTCCCAGTGCAGGATCAGTCCACCGTCCCGTTCCGCCGCGTTCAGGGTCAGATCGAACTTGGCTGTCGGAAAGTCCTGCTCAAGCAGCTCGGTCTCCAGTCCTGGCAGGACGAGTTCCCCTTCCTCGTTATTCTGGAGCGCGAACATGACCTGAAAGAGCGGACTGCAGCTGAGGCTGCGCTCCGGCGCGAGACGCTCGACCAGCCGCTCGAAGGGCAGGTCCTGATACGCGAAGGCCTCCAGAGCAGTGCGGCGCACTTGGGCGAGCAAAGCGGAAAAGGACATGCCCTTCTCAAAACGGGCGCGCAGCACCAATGTGTTGACAAAAAAGCCGATCAGGTCTTCGATCTGGCTCTGGGTGCGGTTGGCGGTCGGGCTGCCGATGAGGATGTCGTCCTGACCGCTGTATTTGTGCAGCAGAACGCCGAAGACGGCCAGCAGGGTCATGAACAGAGTGCTGTTTTTTTTCATTCCCAGTTCGTGCAGCCAGGCGGTCAGGTCTGCATCGATCCGGCTCTCCAGATGCGCGCCCCGATAGCTCTGCACAGGCGGGCGCGGATGATCGGTCGGCAGTTCAAGCAGCTGCGGCGCGCCGGTCAGCTCTTCCGTCCATCGGGCCAGCCGCCGCTCCACGACATCCTCGTTCAGCGACTGCCGCTGCCAGGCCACGTAATCGCTGTACTGAACCGGCAGGGGCCGGAGTTCCGGCTCCCGTTCCTCGGCAAGGGCCGTGTGGATTTCCGTCCACTCCCGCAGCAGAATGCCGATGGACCAGCCGTCCGAGATGATGTGGTGCATGTTGAACAGCAGGACATGCTCCTGTTCACCGAGGATCAGCAGTTCGAGGCGCAGCAGCGGGCCGGTTTCAAGGTCGAAAGGACGTACCGCGTGTTTCCTGATCCGCTCCCGCATGGCGGCGGACTTCTCATCTGCTGAAAGATCAGCCATATCCGTCACGGACAGCGGGTCGTACGGCGGCAGAATCTCCACCGTGCCGGCCGTGTCAGGGAAGCGCATCCGCAGGCTCTGATGCCGTTCCGTGAGCAGGATGAAGGTCTGGCGCAATGCCTCGATATGCAGCTTGCCGCGCAGGCGCAGGGCTGCGGGCATATTATAGGTCGCGGACTGACCCTCCAGCCGATCCAGGAAGCGCAGCCGCTCCTGGGCGAAAGACATGACCGGCGGCGCATTCTCGGGCTGCGGTTCAACCGGCGGCAGGACATCGCCGCGCCGCTGCCGGTCCAGCCAAGCGGCAAGTTCCGCAATCGCCGGATGTTCAAAGAGGATGCGCAGCGGCATCTCCACGCCGAAGCTGTCCCGGATGCGCGAGACCAGCCGGGCCGCGAGCAGGGAATGGCCGCCGAGTTCAAAAAAATGCGCCGAAGCACTGTGTACCTCGGTCCCCAGCAGGGCCGAATACAGCCCGGCCAGCAGTTTTTCGCTCTCCGTCCGCAGCGGCGCGCCTTCGGAAATCTCCGAAGCATCCGGCTCCGGCAGATTTTTCCGGTCGATCTTGCCGTTGGGCGTGAGCGGCAGTTTTTCCAGTACCGTGAAGCTAGCCGGAACCATGTACTCGGGCAGGCTTGCCTTGAGAAATGTGCGCAGTTCCGCATACAGCGCGCCGGCATCCGTCTCCGTCCCGCCGGACACGGTCAGATATGCCGCCAAAGATTTATTGCCCTCCCGTTCGCGCAGCACGACAACCGCTTCGCCGACAGACTCATGTTTCGTCAGTGCGGCCTCAATCTCGCCCAGCTCAATGCGGAAGCCGCGCAGCTTGACCTGGTGGTCCATCCGGCCCAGATATTCCAGATTGCCGTCCGGCAGCCACCGAGCCAGATCCCCGGTCCGGTAGATGCGCTCCGTCTTCCCGAAAATCTCTGTCTCGACGAACTTCTCCGCCGTCAGCTCGGGACGGTTCAGATAGCCCCGCGCAAGACCGGCTCCGGCGATGCACAACTCGCCGGGAATTCCAGGGGGAAGGGGACGGAGATTCGCGTCCAGAATGTATATCCTTGTATTTGCTATCGGACGGCCGATGGGTATCGTGCTGTCTTCAGCGTCAGATCGGAGCACGTTGTGCCATGTCGAGTATGTGGTGCTCTCGGTCGGCCCATAAACGTGGAGCAGATTTTTCGGCCCGTCCGCATTCACGATTCCCTCCACGCTCAAGGGATCAACCTGCTCGCCGCCGAAAAGCAGATAATCCAGTCCACTGAATGCATCGGACTGATGCCGTGCGATCTGATTGAACAGGGCCGTAGTGACAAACATGCTGGAAACAGCCTGTTCCCTCAGGTAAGCACCAAGTTCTGACGGCCTGATCAGCACATCTTTGGGCACATGTACCAAGGATGCTCCGTTCAGCAGAGCTCCCCATATTTCATAAGTGGCTGCGTCAAAGGAAGTATTGGAAGCCTGGCCCATCCGCATGTCAGAGTTGAATGACTGATAGTCCGCTCCCCTGACCAGCCTCACTACGGCCCGCTGCGGCACGCATACCCCCTTCGGCCTTCCCGTGGACCCCGATGTATAAATGACATACGCGAGGTGCTCCGACCCGCAGCATCTCTGCGGATTTTCGGCAGAACGTCCCGCATAAAGCTGCGGATCGTCCAGATCAAGCAGGGTGCCGGCAAAACCCGGCAGGCGTTCATGGAGACGGGTCTGGGTCAGGAGTATCTCCGCTCCGCAGTCCTGAAGCATGAAACGGAGCCGTTCCTCCGGGTAGTCCGGGTCCAGGGGCACGTAGGCGCCTCCGGCCTTGAGGATGCCGAGCAGGCCGATGATCATCTCCGGCGAGCGTTCGGCGCAGATGCCGACCAAGGTGTCCGGCTGCACACCCTGTTCGATCAAAGCGGATGCGAGCTGATTAGCCTTATCGTTGAGCTGCAGGTACGCAAGTTGCTGATTTTCAAAAACAACAGCAATATTTTCCGGAGTTTTTTCAGCCTGCTCCTCAAAAAGATCGGCGAGCATTTTATCCACCGGATATTCGGCTGCCGTGTCGTTCCAGGCGATGAGCTGCTCCGTCTCCGTTGCCGTAAGCAGCGGCAGCTTGCGGATATCTGTTTCAGGATTTTCAACGATGCCCTTCAGGAGTACGGCGAAGTGTTCGGCCATGCGCCGGATCGTCGCTTCTTCGAAGAGATCACGATTATACATAAACACACAGGAGATCCCTTCTTTTTTTTCAACCAGATCTAACGTTAAATCAAAGGGTACTATTCCGGTATCAAATTCGAACTCATCCATCCTGAGTCCCTGTGATTCCATAGCGTTGTTTGGAAGATTTCTCAACTGAAACAGTACTTGAAACAGCGGAGTACGACTCAGATCTCGCTCGGGCTGCAGTTCATCCACCAATTTTTCAAACGGCAGCGTTTGGTGATTATATGCGCCAAGGGCTGTTTCACGCACACGAGCCAGCAGTGACAGGAAAGTATTACTGCCGGAAAAATCCGTCCTCAGAACCAGCGTATTTATAAAGACACCGATCAGCTCCTCTGTCTCGACCAGATGGCGGCCTGCGATTGGAGCACCGACAGTAATATCATCCTGACCGGTGTAACGATAGAGTAATGTTTGAAAGGCCGCCAGCAGTGTCATAAATAAAGTAACATTTTCTTGCCGGCTCAAAGTCCTGAGCGAGTCACTCAGGACTTTGGATAGGACTAAAGAGTGTTTACCGCCACTGAAAGTCTGAACGGTTGCTCGCGGGTGATCAACAGGCAGATTAAGGATGCTCAGGCCATGAAGCTTCTGTTTCCAGTAGGAAAGATCTGTACTCAGCGTATCCCCCTGCTGCCACTGCCGTTGCCAGCTGGCGAAATCCACGTACTGAACCGGTAATTTTGCAAGCGGCGAAGGCTTGTCACGGCAGAAGGCGTCATAAAGTGTCGCGAGTTCCCGCAGGAGTACCCCCTGTGACCAGCCATCAAAAACGATATGATGCATGGTTAACAAAAGTATGTGCATCTCATCGGTTATTCGCAATAACCTGCCCCTGACCAAGGGACCTAGCGTCAAATCGAAAGATTGTCGTACCTCAGAAGCAGCTAGGTGCCGGGCCTCAGTTTCAGGATCAGGACAATCTCCCAGATCTGTCACTGACAACGTCAAATTCAGGTTTGATGTTATGATTTGTACAGGAGTTCCATTGTTAACGGAGAAATGGGTTCGCAGGATTTCATGACGGCGTATGATCCCATTAAGGCTGTCTTCCAGTGCATCTACGTTAAGGGGCCCTGTGAGACGAAGGCTTGACGAACAATTATAAGCCGGATTCCCTGGTTCCAGCTGGTATAAGAACCACATCCTCTGCTGAGCAAAGGACAGAGGCAGCTCGCGGTTTCTCGGAACAGGCTGGACAGATGATTGTTCCACTGCCGCTCTCTCCGCAGTTTCAAGGTGTTTGGCAATGGCAGCAACAGTCGGTGTTTCGAAAAAAACGAGAAAAGACAATTCGATGTGTAAAACTTCACGGAGGCGGGCAATGACTTGAACCACAAGTATCGAATCACCGCCCAATTGAAAAAAGTTATCATGTACTCCCAGCCTGTTGACATTCAGCACCTCAGACCAGACAGCAGCAAGCTTCTTTTCCATCGGCGTAGTCGGCTCAATAAATTCAGCAACTAGGTCAAATTCAACGCCTGTCAGACCAAGTTTTTCAGCAAGGCCTATACGCTGCAGCTTTCCGGTAGGGCCTTTAGGGATTTTATCCAGGATAATGATCTTGCGGGGTACCTTAAAATAAACCAGCCGTGTTGCTGCAAATGTCCGGAGATCTTTTTCAGCAACAGAGGCATGTTCGCGCAGCACGACGGCAGCGGCGATTTCTTCCCCCAGCTGAGGATGGGGCATCGCAAACGTGACCACCTGTGCGACTGCCGGATGATCCATAAGTATTTCATCAACTTCACGAGGAGAAATCTTTTCCCCACCGCGATTGATGATTTCCTTGAGGCGGCCGGTGATAAAGAGGTAGCCTTCACTGTCCAGATAGCCCTGATCGCCGGTACGAAACCATCCGTAGGTAAAGGCGGTCCGGTTCGCTTCAGGATTATTTTCGTAGCCGTGGGTAATATTGGCTCCGCGAATCACGATTTCTCCGAGTGTTCCCGATGGAAGCAGATGCCCGGCTTCATCCATGACGGCAACCTCCGGTCCTGCTGCCATGCCTACGGAACCCGGTTTCCGGAGAAACGGCGGCAGGGGATTGCTTGCCATCTGATGTGTGGCCTCTGTCATACCGTAGGCTTCAATGACAGGTGCGTCGAAAACATTTTCCAGGTCGGCCAGTACCTGAGGCGGCAGAGCAGCTGAGGAGGAACGGATAAACCGCAGTCGTGTGCCAGCAATAACTTCACCATGTTTTGAGGCACGGGCTAGTATTGCCTGATGCATGGTGGGGACGGCACTGTACCAGGTCGGACAGAACGCCTTGACCCACTCAAAAAATTTGGGCGCATAAAAACCGGGCGTACAGATTACAGCTGCACCGACAGTCATGGAAGAAAGAAGCACTCCGATGAGGCCGTGGATATGGAACAGCGGCATCACATTCAGGCAGCGGTCATTTTCAGTCAGCCTAAGCGTCGTACTGACATTACGGGCGGAACTGATCAGATTGCTCTGCGTCAGCGGTACAATCTTCGGACGGGATGTCGTGCCTGAAGTATGCAGCACCAAGGCGATATCATCTGCCTGCTGAGGACTACTGCACCCTCCGGGTTTCTCCCGGGCCGGTGGCAGTGTGAGGGTAAAAAGTCCTGCCTCGCCATCCGACATAGGCTGCAGTTCAATAATCGGGATGCGACGTGCCCTGGCGGCTTCTCGTGCCGGTTCACCAATGCCGGGCTGAATAATCAATGCCCTGGCATTAAGGTCGGAAAGATAGAAGTCATATTCCTCGGCGCGATAGGAGGGGTTGAGCGGTGCTGCGGCAGTGCAAGCCGCAACAGCTAAAAAGGCGACAGCCATTTCCGGTCCGTTGGGTAGGACAATGGCCACACGATCATTTCTGCCCACACCAAAGGCCGTTAATGTCTCAACCACCTGACTGATATGTCGGGTCAGCTGATGATACTTAAGAGGTGTACGTTCGGGTGCCATGATGGCAATGGCATCAGGTGCCGGAGCTGTTTGAACTCCTGATAGAAAACTAGACATAATTACTGGAAAATGCACTGGTTGCAGCGAGGTTTCTGGTCTGCTCCTGCCCCTTGGTGACGGATTTAGGAATTTAACAGGAAATATCCTATCCGTTATGCAAGATGCCGCTGAGGGAGAACCTTGTGTTCGCCTGTGTCTGCCCCTACTGAAAACGGGGAATTTATTTTGGGATTAATCCCTTAAGGTATCTCTTCTCGCAAGATTTTCATTTAATACTGCCGTACATGACTGCACATCCACTTTTCTTTTTTCCGGAACCAGCAGCCCGTTATTTTCTCTCAATGATATCATCATATTACCAATAGATTCCTGGGCAGCAAAAAGAGCCGGGGTGCTGTAAATCACGATAGATACCCCTACATCTTGAAGTTCCTGCAGATTACAGATAGGAGATTTTCCGCCAGCAATCTGGTTGAACACAAGAGGTCTGCTGATGCAACTTTTCAGGGTTCTGAGCAGTTCAATATCCTGTATTGCATCAACCAGAACAGCATCTGCTCCGGCTTCGACAAATGCTTCAGCTCTTCTCATAATATCATCGAAATCGATGGCATCAGTACGGGCAATGACAAACATATTCCGACGGACGGCCAAGATACTTTTCAGCTTATGAATAAACTCATCCAGCTCAATGAGCTGCTTGCCGTCAAAATGACCGCATCGTCTGGGCCGTTTCTGGTCCTCAATAATAATACCCGAGGCCCTGATCGACTCCAGCTGGGAAACAACATGACAGGCAACTTCAACGTCGGTGTATCCGTCGTCAATATCGACCAGGATATGATGATGGGGCAGAATAGTTCTTACTCGCCGGACGAATTCCACAATATCAGACCAGGCGATAAAACCGATATCAGGTAACCCATAATGGCTGGCAGCAAAACTGAATCCACTGATAAAGAGAGCATCATAGAATTTAGCTGCAATTGAGGCTGAAAAAACATCATACACCCCGATAAAAGGGAAGATATTCCGCTCGGCAATTTCCTGGTGCATACTTTTTTTACTCATAAAAGTCTCCTGACTTTAAAGGGGTACTGTTATGTGTTCATAATATAACGGGATCTTTTCTTTCTGCCGCAACAGCACCATCTCACCATCCCCTTTGAGAAAACCCGGCGCAAAGCCCTGCCGCTCACTGAGATGAAAGGCCACCTGACTGCATTTCACAGTAAAGAGGAAAAAGATCGGAGCCGACACCTCGGACAGGGTCT contains:
- a CDS encoding amino acid adenylation domain-containing protein → MSSFLSGVQTAPAPDAIAIMAPERTPLKYHQLTRHISQVVETLTAFGVGRNDRVAIVLPNGPEMAVAFLAVAACTAAAPLNPSYRAEEYDFYLSDLNARALIIQPGIGEPAREAARARRIPIIELQPMSDGEAGLFTLTLPPAREKPGGCSSPQQADDIALVLHTSGTTSRPKIVPLTQSNLISSARNVSTTLRLTENDRCLNVMPLFHIHGLIGVLLSSMTVGAAVICTPGFYAPKFFEWVKAFCPTWYSAVPTMHQAILARASKHGEVIAGTRLRFIRSSSAALPPQVLADLENVFDAPVIEAYGMTEATHQMASNPLPPFLRKPGSVGMAAGPEVAVMDEAGHLLPSGTLGEIVIRGANITHGYENNPEANRTAFTYGWFRTGDQGYLDSEGYLFITGRLKEIINRGGEKISPREVDEILMDHPAVAQVVTFAMPHPQLGEEIAAAVVLREHASVAEKDLRTFAATRLVYFKVPRKIIILDKIPKGPTGKLQRIGLAEKLGLTGVEFDLVAEFIEPTTPMEKKLAAVWSEVLNVNRLGVHDNFFQLGGDSILVVQVIARLREVLHIELSFLVFFETPTVAAIAKHLETAERAAVEQSSVQPVPRNRELPLSFAQQRMWFLYQLEPGNPAYNCSSSLRLTGPLNVDALEDSLNGIIRRHEILRTHFSVNNGTPVQIITSNLNLTLSVTDLGDCPDPETEARHLAASEVRQSFDLTLGPLVRGRLLRITDEMHILLLTMHHIVFDGWSQGVLLRELATLYDAFCRDKPSPLAKLPVQYVDFASWQRQWQQGDTLSTDLSYWKQKLHGLSILNLPVDHPRATVQTFSGGKHSLVLSKVLSDSLRTLSRQENVTLFMTLLAAFQTLLYRYTGQDDITVGAPIAGRHLVETEELIGVFINTLVLRTDFSGSNTFLSLLARVRETALGAYNHQTLPFEKLVDELQPERDLSRTPLFQVLFQLRNLPNNAMESQGLRMDEFEFDTGIVPFDLTLDLVEKKEGISCVFMYNRDLFEEATIRRMAEHFAVLLKGIVENPETDIRKLPLLTATETEQLIAWNDTAAEYPVDKMLADLFEEQAEKTPENIAVVFENQQLAYLQLNDKANQLASALIEQGVQPDTLVGICAERSPEMIIGLLGILKAGGAYVPLDPDYPEERLRFMLQDCGAEILLTQTRLHERLPGFAGTLLDLDDPQLYAGRSAENPQRCCGSEHLAYVIYTSGSTGRPKGVCVPQRAVVRLVRGADYQSFNSDMRMGQASNTSFDAATYEIWGALLNGASLVHVPKDVLIRPSELGAYLREQAVSSMFVTTALFNQIARHQSDAFSGLDYLLFGGEQVDPLSVEGIVNADGPKNLLHVYGPTESTTYSTWHNVLRSDAEDSTIPIGRPIANTRIYILDANLRPLPPGIPGELCIAGAGLARGYLNRPELTAEKFVETEIFGKTERIYRTGDLARWLPDGNLEYLGRMDHQVKLRGFRIELGEIEAALTKHESVGEAVVVLREREGNKSLAAYLTVSGGTETDAGALYAELRTFLKASLPEYMVPASFTVLEKLPLTPNGKIDRKNLPEPDASEISEGAPLRTESEKLLAGLYSALLGTEVHSASAHFFELGGHSLLAARLVSRIRDSFGVEMPLRILFEHPAIAELAAWLDRQRRGDVLPPVEPQPENAPPVMSFAQERLRFLDRLEGQSATYNMPAALRLRGKLHIEALRQTFILLTERHQSLRMRFPDTAGTVEILPPYDPLSVTDMADLSADEKSAAMRERIRKHAVRPFDLETGPLLRLELLILGEQEHVLLFNMHHIISDGWSIGILLREWTEIHTALAEEREPELRPLPVQYSDYVAWQRQSLNEDVVERRLARWTEELTGAPQLLELPTDHPRPPVQSYRGAHLESRIDADLTAWLHELGMKKNSTLFMTLLAVFGVLLHKYSGQDDILIGSPTANRTQSQIEDLIGFFVNTLVLRARFEKGMSFSALLAQVRRTALEAFAYQDLPFERLVERLAPERSLSCSPLFQVMFALQNNEEGELVLPGLETELLEQDFPTAKFDLTLNAAERDGGLILHWEYAVDLFEEATIRRMSEHFAVLLKGIVEQPEVDISSLPLLTAAETEQLIAWNDTTTEYPADRTLADLFEEQAAKTPENIAVVFPSAGSGRAEDQQLTYRELNEKANQLAHALLELGVQADTLVGICAERSLEMIIGLLGILKAGGAYVPLDPDYPEERLRFMLQDCGAEILLTQTRLHERLPGFAGTLLDLDDPQLYAGRSAENPQRCCGSEHLAYVIYTSGSTGRPKGVCVPQRAVVRLVRGADYQSFNSDMRMGQASNTSFDAATYEIWGALLNGASLVHVPKDVLIRPSELGAYLREQAVSSMFVTTALFNQIARHQSDAFSGLDYLLFGGEQVDPLSVEGIVNADGPKNLLHVYGPTESTTYSTWHNVLRSDAEDSTIPIGRPIANTRIYILDANLRPLPPGIPGELCIAGAGLARGYLNRPDLTAEKFVEVELFGKTERIYRTGDLARWRADGNLEYLGRIDHQVKLRGFRIELGEIEAALTKHESVSEAVVVLREREGNKSLAAYLTVSGGTETDAGALYAELRTFLKASLPEYMVPASFTVLEKLPLTPNGKIDRKNLPEPDASEISEGAPLRTESEKLLAGLYSALLGTEVHSASAHFFELGGHSLLAARLVSRIRDSFGVEMPLRILFEHPAIAELAAWLDRQRRGDVLPPVEPQPENAPPVMSFAQERLRFLDRLEGQSATYNMPAALRLRGKLHIEALRQTFILLTERHQSLRMRFPDTVRHGGDSAAVRPAVRDGYG
- a CDS encoding isocitrate lyase/PEP mutase family protein; translation: MSKKSMHQEIAERNIFPFIGVYDVFSASIAAKFYDALFISGFSFAASHYGLPDIGFIAWSDIVEFVRRVRTILPHHHILVDIDDGYTDVEVACHVVSQLESIRASGIIIEDQKRPRRCGHFDGKQLIELDEFIHKLKSILAVRRNMFVIARTDAIDFDDIMRRAEAFVEAGADAVLVDAIQDIELLRTLKSCISRPLVFNQIAGGKSPICNLQELQDVGVSIVIYSTPALFAAQESIGNMMISLRENNGLLVPEKRKVDVQSCTAVLNENLARRDTLRD